A window from Agrobacterium tumefaciens encodes these proteins:
- a CDS encoding sulfate/molybdate ABC transporter ATP-binding protein — MKIRLENVVKTFDTFRAVRDVSLDIESGELLALLGPSGSGKTTILRMVAGLEYSDGGRIFFGDEDATNIPVRDRGVGFVFQHYALFPHMMLHENIAFGMKVSRVKRDRAAIDARVEELLRLVKLEGLGDRFPAQISGGQRQRVALARALSVDPKVLLLDEPFGALDANVRRDLRRWLREIHDSLGITTIFVTHDQEEALDLADRVVILNQGEIVQQGTPKEVCRQPNSSFVMRFLGDANRVSGVARGGKVYVGENELPFSYSQGDGAVDIYARPGDLEWEDLHEGIPASVERVLDRAGERRVIASTDGGDILEFDVPPENDVTAGDRGSVIIRRAKIFPAA, encoded by the coding sequence ATGAAAATCCGCCTCGAAAATGTGGTTAAGACCTTCGATACCTTCCGCGCCGTGCGCGATGTTTCGCTGGATATTGAGAGCGGTGAGCTTCTGGCGCTGCTTGGACCTTCGGGCTCCGGCAAGACCACGATTTTGCGGATGGTCGCCGGTCTCGAATACAGCGACGGCGGCCGCATCTTTTTCGGAGACGAGGACGCCACCAATATTCCTGTGCGGGACCGCGGTGTCGGTTTCGTATTCCAGCATTATGCGTTGTTCCCGCATATGATGCTCCATGAAAACATCGCCTTCGGCATGAAGGTGTCCAGGGTGAAGCGCGACAGGGCAGCGATCGATGCCCGCGTCGAGGAGCTGCTGCGGCTGGTGAAGCTGGAGGGGCTGGGCGACCGTTTCCCGGCGCAGATTTCCGGCGGGCAGCGGCAGCGCGTGGCGCTGGCTCGCGCCCTTTCGGTCGATCCCAAGGTGCTGCTGCTCGATGAGCCTTTCGGGGCGCTGGACGCCAATGTGCGTCGCGACCTGCGCCGCTGGCTGCGGGAAATTCACGATTCGCTCGGCATCACCACGATTTTCGTAACCCATGACCAGGAAGAGGCGCTCGATCTGGCCGACCGCGTGGTCATTCTCAATCAGGGCGAGATCGTGCAGCAAGGCACGCCGAAAGAGGTGTGCCGCCAGCCGAACAGTTCTTTCGTCATGCGTTTCCTTGGCGATGCTAACCGGGTGTCCGGCGTGGCGCGCGGCGGCAAGGTCTATGTCGGCGAAAACGAGCTACCCTTCTCCTATTCTCAGGGCGACGGCGCCGTCGATATCTATGCCCGCCCCGGCGATCTTGAATGGGAAGATCTGCATGAGGGCATTCCGGCCTCGGTGGAGCGTGTCCTCGACCGCGCCGGCGAGCGCCGGGTGATCGCCAGCACTGACGGCGGCGATATTCTGGAATTCGATGTGCCGCCGGAAAACGATGTCACGGCCGGAGATCGCGGTTCGGTCATCATCCGCCGGGCGAAGATTTTCCCGGCGGCGTAA
- the cysW gene encoding sulfate ABC transporter permease subunit CysW, with product MSTVSRHRKPPRVGDAPLVRRSLIAFVLVIGALLVVAPLIIIGVEAFSQGWKVYSATITHPDTRHAIMLTVLTALIAVPINTAFGVAAAWAITKFDFPGRRFLLVLIEIPFSISPIVAGVAYLFVYGLQGLFGPFLDAHDVKILFALPGIVIASMFVTAPFVARELIPLMQAQGRDLEEAATSLGASGWRTFFSVTLPNIKWALLYGVVLCNARVMGEFGAVSVVSGNIRGQTNTLPLHIELLYHDYQTAGAFASASILALLAVVTIIAKVALERRGAGRGAKKTNGGAAIATET from the coding sequence ATGAGCACCGTTTCCCGACATCGCAAACCGCCGCGCGTTGGTGACGCGCCTCTCGTTCGCCGCAGCCTGATCGCCTTCGTGCTCGTCATCGGCGCTCTGCTGGTCGTCGCACCGCTCATCATCATTGGCGTTGAGGCGTTTTCGCAGGGCTGGAAGGTCTATTCCGCCACCATCACTCATCCCGATACCCGCCACGCCATCATGCTGACGGTTCTGACGGCGCTGATAGCGGTCCCGATCAATACGGCCTTCGGGGTTGCTGCGGCCTGGGCCATCACCAAATTCGATTTTCCCGGCCGGCGCTTCCTGCTGGTGCTGATCGAAATACCCTTCTCGATTTCGCCGATCGTCGCCGGTGTCGCCTATCTCTTCGTGTATGGTTTGCAGGGGCTGTTCGGGCCGTTCCTCGATGCCCATGATGTCAAGATACTGTTTGCGTTGCCCGGCATCGTCATTGCCTCGATGTTCGTAACCGCACCTTTCGTGGCGCGTGAACTCATCCCGCTGATGCAGGCGCAGGGCCGCGATCTTGAGGAGGCGGCGACCTCGCTCGGCGCATCCGGCTGGCGCACCTTCTTTTCGGTGACGCTACCGAATATCAAATGGGCGCTGCTTTATGGCGTCGTGTTGTGTAACGCCCGTGTCATGGGCGAGTTCGGCGCGGTCTCGGTCGTATCGGGCAATATTCGCGGCCAGACCAATACGCTGCCGCTGCATATCGAGCTGCTTTATCACGACTACCAGACGGCTGGTGCGTTTGCCTCGGCCTCCATCCTCGCTTTGCTCGCCGTCGTTACCATCATCGCCAAGGTGGCACTGGAACGGCGCGGCGCCGGGCGCGGGGCCAAAAAGACCAACGGCGGTGCCGCCATCGCCACGGAGACCTGA
- the cysT gene encoding sulfate ABC transporter permease subunit CysT encodes MKRNVLPGLKLSLGVTLTYVAIIVLLPLSALVFKAASLGPAEYWAIISSPRAVASYRVTVLCALAATLFNVIFGVALAWVLTRYRFPGWRIVDAIVDLPFALPTAVAGIALTTLFAGNGWFGSVLAPLGIKVAYTPVGIMVAMAFTSLPFIVRTVQPVLEDLDPALEEAAQSLGGSDLEIFRKIILPLLTPALLAGLSLSFARSLGEFGAIIFIAGNQPFSTEITALLIFIRLEEYDYQAAAAIASVLLITAFVMLAVTNYLQARALRYTVRS; translated from the coding sequence TTGAAGCGGAATGTTCTGCCGGGGCTTAAGTTGTCCCTTGGCGTTACCCTCACTTACGTCGCCATCATCGTGCTTCTGCCGCTCTCGGCGCTGGTGTTCAAGGCCGCAAGCCTTGGGCCTGCCGAATATTGGGCGATCATCTCTTCGCCACGCGCCGTCGCCAGTTACCGCGTCACCGTGCTTTGTGCGCTGGCTGCGACGCTGTTCAACGTCATTTTCGGGGTGGCGCTTGCCTGGGTGCTGACGCGTTACCGCTTTCCCGGCTGGCGCATCGTCGACGCCATTGTCGACCTGCCTTTTGCGCTTCCCACCGCCGTTGCAGGCATTGCGCTGACGACGCTGTTTGCAGGGAACGGCTGGTTCGGTTCGGTGCTTGCGCCGCTCGGCATCAAGGTGGCCTATACGCCTGTTGGAATCATGGTGGCGATGGCCTTTACCAGCCTGCCATTCATCGTGCGTACCGTGCAGCCGGTGCTGGAAGACCTCGACCCGGCGCTGGAGGAAGCGGCGCAGTCGCTTGGTGGCTCGGATCTGGAAATCTTCCGCAAGATCATCCTGCCGCTTCTGACGCCGGCGCTGCTCGCCGGTCTTTCGCTCTCCTTCGCCCGCAGCCTCGGTGAATTCGGGGCGATCATCTTCATCGCCGGTAACCAGCCGTTTTCGACTGAAATAACCGCGCTGCTGATCTTCATCCGGCTGGAGGAATATGATTATCAGGCCGCCGCCGCCATCGCCTCCGTGCTGCTCATCACCGCCTTCGTGATGCTGGCGGTGACCAATTATCTGCAGGCGCGGGCGCTGCGTTATACGGTGAGGAGCTGA
- the cysP gene encoding thiosulfate ABC transporter substrate-binding protein CysP, with the protein MKRLLIIGTAIAALFAGAAQAQSPTTILNASYDVAREVFAAENEAFIKLHPGVTVDQSHAGTSKQARAIVEGLEADVVTFNQVTDVDFLVKQKFVSADWKKDFPNDASPFYSFPSFLVRAGNPKGIKDWDDLARDDVKVVFPNPKTSGNARYTYLAATAYAKEKFNGDEKKVQEFVKKIFDNTPVFDTGGRAATTTFVEREIGDVLITFEAETRGIAKQYGAQKVEGVVPSVSLLAEFPVAVVDKVVDKRGSRDLAKSYLDFLYTEEGQRIAAEFGHRVHNEKVVGEFKDKFPAIRLVNVDDVFGGWDKIQKEHFASGATLDTLYGSR; encoded by the coding sequence ATGAAACGTCTTCTCATTATCGGTACTGCCATTGCCGCTCTTTTTGCAGGTGCGGCGCAGGCGCAGTCTCCGACCACCATTCTCAACGCGTCCTATGATGTCGCCCGTGAAGTTTTTGCGGCCGAGAACGAGGCGTTCATCAAGCTTCATCCGGGTGTCACGGTCGATCAGTCGCATGCCGGCACTTCCAAGCAGGCGCGCGCCATCGTCGAGGGTCTGGAAGCCGATGTCGTCACCTTCAACCAGGTGACGGATGTCGATTTTCTGGTGAAGCAGAAGTTCGTGTCCGCTGACTGGAAAAAGGATTTCCCGAACGACGCCTCGCCGTTCTATTCCTTCCCGTCATTCCTCGTGCGCGCCGGCAACCCCAAGGGTATCAAGGACTGGGACGATCTTGCCCGCGACGACGTGAAGGTGGTTTTCCCCAATCCGAAGACCTCGGGTAACGCCCGTTACACCTATCTCGCAGCTACCGCTTACGCCAAGGAGAAGTTCAACGGCGACGAGAAGAAGGTTCAGGAATTCGTCAAGAAAATCTTCGACAATACGCCGGTATTCGACACCGGAGGCCGCGCCGCCACCACCACCTTCGTGGAGCGTGAAATCGGCGACGTGCTGATCACCTTCGAAGCAGAGACCCGTGGCATTGCCAAGCAATATGGCGCCCAAAAGGTGGAAGGTGTCGTGCCCTCCGTCAGCCTGCTGGCCGAATTCCCTGTCGCCGTGGTGGACAAGGTGGTCGACAAGCGCGGCTCGCGCGATCTGGCAAAGAGCTACCTCGACTTCCTTTATACCGAGGAAGGTCAGCGCATCGCCGCCGAGTTCGGTCACCGCGTCCATAATGAGAAGGTCGTCGGCGAATTCAAGGACAAGTTCCCGGCAATTCGTCTCGTCAACGTCGATGATGTCTTTGGCGGCTGGGACAAAATCCAGAAAGAGCATTTTGCATCCGGCGCGACGCTTGATACGCTTTACGGTAGCCGTTAA
- a CDS encoding enoyl-CoA hydratase/isomerase family protein, translating into MAAEEAVLKLAREVEAEVIVETRGAAGIIRLNRPKAINSLTLPMVRDLFQALQRFEDDPAISCVVLRGEGERGLCAGGDVRIIHDLGKAGDPQVLDFWREEFPLNYRIARFGKPYVALMDGIVMGGGVGISAHGSHRIVTERTKLAMPETGIGYFPDVGGSWLLPRAPGECGTWLGLTGNTVTAADAVYAGFADYCIASERLDALVQALSQAADIEGVEAAITSSAIDAGEGVLAANRDVIDATFRFDTVEEIFAALSARDDAFSRETLEVLRKRSPTSLKLTLKLLRLGRESASLIECLEREFAAGTEILRQHDFYEGVRAALVDKDRNPRWRPAQLEEVREEDLAPYLAAHSGNLFPEHRL; encoded by the coding sequence ATGGCGGCGGAGGAGGCGGTCTTGAAACTGGCAAGGGAAGTGGAAGCTGAGGTCATCGTCGAGACAAGAGGAGCGGCCGGCATCATCCGCCTCAATCGCCCGAAGGCCATCAACAGCCTGACGCTGCCGATGGTGCGCGACCTGTTTCAGGCGCTTCAGCGTTTCGAGGACGATCCCGCCATTTCCTGCGTGGTGCTGAGGGGTGAAGGCGAAAGAGGGCTCTGCGCCGGTGGCGATGTCCGCATCATTCATGATCTCGGCAAGGCCGGCGACCCGCAGGTGCTGGATTTCTGGCGGGAGGAATTTCCGCTCAACTATCGCATCGCCCGTTTCGGTAAGCCCTATGTGGCCTTGATGGACGGCATCGTCATGGGTGGCGGTGTCGGCATTTCCGCCCATGGCAGCCACCGCATCGTCACGGAGCGGACGAAGCTCGCCATGCCGGAAACAGGCATCGGCTATTTCCCTGATGTCGGCGGTTCCTGGCTTTTGCCGAGGGCGCCCGGCGAATGCGGCACCTGGCTGGGGCTGACCGGCAACACGGTCACCGCCGCCGATGCCGTCTACGCCGGCTTTGCCGATTATTGCATAGCCTCCGAACGTCTCGATGCGCTGGTGCAGGCTCTGTCGCAGGCTGCTGATATCGAAGGTGTCGAGGCGGCGATAACCTCCTCTGCCATTGATGCGGGCGAAGGTGTGCTGGCCGCAAACCGGGATGTCATTGATGCGACATTCCGCTTCGATACAGTTGAGGAAATCTTCGCCGCGCTTTCGGCGCGTGATGATGCTTTTTCACGCGAGACCCTCGAAGTCCTGCGCAAACGCTCTCCCACCAGTCTGAAACTGACCCTGAAGTTGCTGCGCCTCGGCCGGGAAAGCGCGAGCCTGATCGAGTGCCTGGAGCGAGAATTCGCCGCCGGCACTGAGATATTGCGGCAGCACGATTTTTACGAAGGCGTGCGTGCGGCTCTGGTCGACAAGGACCGCAATCCCCGCTGGCGACCGGCGCAGCTGGAAGAGGTGCGTGAGGAGGACCTTGCACCTTATCTTGCCGCGCATTCCGGCAATCTGTTTCCCGAGCATCGTCTTTAG
- a CDS encoding DUF2934 domain-containing protein codes for MQVSENEWISKRAYTLWEKEGQPHGRDAQHWEQARHEFSLLKTSEATKPATRKKAAPTAIVDVAALDAEAPAKPKSRARKAAAAK; via the coding sequence ATGCAGGTTTCGGAAAATGAATGGATCAGCAAACGGGCATATACACTCTGGGAAAAGGAAGGCCAGCCCCATGGCCGCGACGCGCAGCATTGGGAACAGGCCAGGCACGAATTTTCGCTGCTGAAGACATCGGAAGCGACAAAACCGGCAACGCGCAAAAAGGCCGCTCCCACGGCGATTGTTGACGTTGCCGCACTGGACGCGGAAGCACCGGCAAAACCCAAGAGCCGTGCCCGCAAGGCTGCTGCCGCGAAATAA
- a CDS encoding SH3 domain-containing protein yields MKRKLFGAIALVAMLAAPALAEAATRGFATANVNMRSGPSTAYPAVVVIPVGAPLTVHGCLSDTPWCDVSFVNGRGWVAGRYIQTTFRQNRVYVEPRYYRDLGVPVITFEAGRYWDRYYRDRDFYRERDRWRRPPPSGGYWNAPPPSAGWDRPRPRDDWRDGRRDDGRRDEWRDPRQGGPNDGRWERRYGDWNQGDRNQDRPRRDDDRRRWEDENRDRDRNRDGNRDRQQNQTEGGQLPPERRQWDDPRRAPASENLRDGCRMGDPGCAQR; encoded by the coding sequence GTGAAGAGAAAACTGTTTGGCGCAATCGCGCTGGTGGCGATGCTCGCTGCGCCGGCACTTGCCGAAGCTGCGACACGCGGCTTCGCCACCGCGAATGTGAATATGCGCTCCGGCCCGAGCACCGCCTATCCGGCTGTTGTCGTGATCCCGGTTGGCGCACCATTGACGGTGCACGGCTGCCTGTCCGATACGCCGTGGTGCGACGTCTCTTTTGTCAATGGTCGTGGTTGGGTCGCCGGTCGTTATATCCAGACGACGTTCCGGCAAAACCGGGTCTACGTTGAGCCGCGTTATTATCGCGATCTCGGCGTTCCCGTGATCACCTTTGAAGCCGGCCGCTATTGGGACCGTTATTACCGCGACCGTGACTTCTACCGCGAGCGCGATCGCTGGCGTCGTCCGCCGCCATCAGGCGGTTACTGGAACGCACCACCTCCGAGTGCCGGCTGGGATCGCCCGCGTCCGCGCGACGACTGGCGCGATGGCCGCCGCGATGACGGGCGCCGTGATGAATGGCGCGACCCGCGTCAGGGTGGCCCGAATGACGGTCGCTGGGAACGTCGTTACGGCGACTGGAACCAGGGTGACCGAAATCAGGACAGACCGCGTCGCGACGATGACCGCCGCCGCTGGGAAGATGAAAATCGCGACCGTGACCGCAATCGAGACGGTAATCGTGATCGCCAGCAAAACCAGACTGAAGGTGGGCAGCTTCCTCCAGAGCGTCGGCAGTGGGATGACCCGCGTCGCGCGCCTGCTTCGGAAAATCTTCGGGATGGATGCAGGATGGGTGATCCCGGTTGTGCTCAGCGCTAA
- the ubiG gene encoding bifunctional 2-polyprenyl-6-hydroxyphenol methylase/3-demethylubiquinol 3-O-methyltransferase UbiG, whose product MSETAQTTVDQSEVDRFSAMAAEWWSPTGKFRPLHKFNPVRLEYIRNRVCENFGRDPKAHRPLEGLRVLDIGCGGGLLSEPVARMGATVVGADPSEKNIGIASTHARESGVSIDYRAVTAEQLQEAGETFDVILNMEVVEHVANVDFFVTTCAKMVRPGGLMFAATINRTLKARALAIFAAENVLRWLPRGTHQYEKLVRPEELERPMVASGMDIIHRTGVFYNVLQDRWNLSPDMEVNYMMLAKRSSQG is encoded by the coding sequence ATGAGCGAGACCGCACAGACGACCGTCGACCAGAGCGAGGTGGATCGCTTCTCCGCGATGGCTGCGGAATGGTGGAGCCCGACGGGCAAGTTCCGCCCATTGCACAAGTTCAATCCGGTTCGGCTCGAATATATCCGCAACCGCGTCTGCGAAAATTTCGGCCGCGACCCGAAGGCGCATCGCCCGCTGGAAGGGCTGCGCGTGCTGGATATTGGCTGTGGCGGCGGTCTTCTGTCCGAACCCGTGGCCCGCATGGGCGCCACCGTGGTGGGCGCCGATCCCTCGGAGAAGAACATCGGCATCGCCTCAACCCATGCGCGGGAAAGCGGCGTCAGCATCGACTACCGCGCCGTAACCGCAGAACAGTTGCAGGAAGCGGGCGAGACCTTCGACGTCATCCTCAACATGGAGGTGGTGGAGCATGTGGCCAATGTCGATTTCTTCGTCACCACCTGCGCGAAAATGGTGCGCCCCGGCGGGCTGATGTTCGCCGCCACCATCAACCGCACGCTGAAGGCCCGGGCGCTGGCAATCTTCGCCGCCGAAAACGTGCTGCGCTGGCTGCCGCGGGGCACGCACCAGTATGAAAAGCTGGTCCGCCCGGAAGAGCTTGAGCGACCGATGGTGGCGAGCGGCATGGATATCATCCACCGCACCGGTGTCTTCTATAACGTGCTGCAGGATCGCTGGAATCTCTCGCCGGATATGGAAGTCAACTACATGATGCTGGCGAAACGGTCGTCACAAGGGTAA